In Microvenator marinus, one genomic interval encodes:
- the hisD gene encoding histidinol dehydrogenase, whose translation MLKVVSYNDVSRVRRDPVDAQTLTHAAKIVEAVRDEGDAALSRFATNFGDLEAGAPLVISKEECESAFAQLSVEDQGLLTRTAERIRVFANAQRRTISAMTMEIPGGEAGHDVSPMEVAGCYAPGGRFPLPSSVLMTAVTARVAGVQTVWVASPKPTQITKAAAFVAGADALLAVGGAQAIAALAYGTESVPACDAIVGPGNRWVTAAKQLVAGRVAIDMLAGPSELLVLADDSADAVTVAADLLAQAEHDPDASVVLVSTSSELIDATNTELAAQLETLPTHETAREALKNSYSVHVRSIAHGIELANRVAPEHLEVMTRDAGKVARQLRHYGGLFIGHHSAEVLGDYGAGPNHVLPTGGTARSTGGLSVATFLRMRTWMRIDNPEAAQGLVEDAITLARHEGLEAHARSAERRK comes from the coding sequence ATGCTTAAAGTAGTTTCATACAATGATGTCTCCCGTGTTCGGCGCGACCCCGTGGACGCCCAAACCCTGACGCATGCTGCAAAGATTGTGGAGGCTGTGCGTGACGAGGGCGACGCCGCACTCTCGCGCTTTGCGACCAATTTTGGAGACCTCGAGGCTGGAGCACCCCTGGTTATCTCGAAGGAAGAGTGCGAGTCCGCATTTGCCCAACTTTCTGTGGAAGATCAGGGCCTTTTGACACGCACGGCGGAACGAATCCGCGTGTTTGCGAATGCGCAGCGTCGAACCATTTCGGCAATGACCATGGAGATTCCCGGCGGCGAGGCCGGCCACGACGTGAGCCCGATGGAGGTGGCGGGTTGTTATGCGCCTGGCGGGCGCTTTCCGCTCCCATCCTCGGTTTTGATGACGGCCGTGACGGCCCGAGTCGCTGGTGTTCAGACGGTGTGGGTCGCATCACCCAAGCCTACCCAAATCACGAAGGCCGCAGCGTTTGTAGCTGGCGCAGACGCGCTTCTGGCCGTGGGCGGCGCGCAAGCTATTGCTGCGTTGGCGTACGGAACCGAGAGTGTTCCCGCGTGTGACGCCATCGTGGGGCCTGGCAATCGCTGGGTGACCGCGGCGAAACAGCTTGTAGCTGGACGGGTGGCGATAGACATGCTCGCTGGGCCTTCGGAGCTTCTGGTTCTGGCCGATGATTCTGCAGACGCTGTGACCGTGGCGGCGGACCTTTTGGCTCAGGCTGAGCACGATCCAGACGCGAGTGTGGTTTTGGTATCAACGAGCTCCGAGCTCATCGATGCCACGAACACGGAGTTGGCGGCCCAATTGGAGACTTTGCCTACTCATGAGACCGCCCGTGAGGCGCTGAAGAATAGCTACTCAGTCCACGTAAGATCTATTGCCCACGGCATTGAGTTGGCCAATCGCGTGGCCCCAGAACATCTTGAGGTGATGACCAGGGATGCGGGCAAGGTTGCAAGACAACTCAGGCATTATGGTGGGTTGTTCATCGGACATCATTCTGCCGAGGTACTGGGCGATTATGGGGCTGGCCCAAATCACGTGTTGCCCACGGGCGGAACCGCACGTTCTACCGGTGGATTAAGCGTGGCCACGTTCTTGAGAATGAGAACCTGGATGCGCATCGACAACCCTGAAGCTGCGCAAGGTCTGGTGGAAGACGCCATCACACTCGCGCGCCACGAGGGGCTTGAGGCCCACGCACGCTCAGCCGAACGACGTAAGTGA
- a CDS encoding SDR family oxidoreductase, whose product MKTIIITGANSGIGYVTAKELAQDGHHIVFAGRSRERNEEAMEALKSELPDAQLSFEPLDLGSLQSVKEFGDAWAAKGQEIDILINNAGLAGQQGITTDGFELHFGVNHLGHFYLTHLLLPHLKKDQGARIVNVASRAHTRVKGISFDHLQERTRTTSGFPEYCESKLANVCFNRSLAPIVAERGIHTYALHPGVVASNIWSRLPGPIESFVKLFMLSNEDGAKTSIYCARSPECAKDNGLYYDKCRTKSVSKVVTPDLEKRLWDLSMEWCSLTSFG is encoded by the coding sequence ATGAAAACCATCATCATCACCGGCGCGAATTCAGGTATCGGCTATGTCACTGCAAAAGAACTTGCCCAAGATGGTCACCATATCGTCTTTGCCGGACGTTCCAGAGAGCGCAACGAAGAGGCCATGGAGGCGCTAAAGTCGGAACTTCCGGACGCCCAACTCAGCTTCGAGCCCCTGGACCTTGGCTCTCTCCAAAGTGTAAAAGAATTCGGTGATGCGTGGGCAGCTAAAGGTCAGGAAATTGACATCTTGATCAACAACGCCGGCCTAGCAGGGCAGCAGGGTATTACGACGGATGGTTTTGAACTTCATTTTGGAGTTAACCATCTTGGCCATTTTTACTTAACACACCTCTTGTTGCCCCACCTGAAGAAGGACCAAGGGGCGAGGATTGTGAACGTGGCGAGTCGGGCTCATACGAGGGTGAAAGGGATTTCCTTTGACCATCTTCAAGAGCGGACCCGAACCACCTCGGGGTTCCCGGAGTACTGTGAGTCCAAACTTGCAAATGTCTGTTTCAACCGCTCGCTCGCACCTATCGTGGCCGAGAGAGGTATTCATACCTACGCGCTGCACCCAGGCGTAGTCGCCTCTAATATCTGGAGTAGGCTTCCCGGCCCCATTGAGTCATTTGTGAAGCTCTTTATGCTCTCGAATGAGGACGGAGCAAAGACGTCCATTTACTGCGCGAGAAGCCCTGAATGTGCCAAAGACAACGGGCTCTACTACGACAAATGCCGCACTAAATCCGTGTCCAAGGTCGTCACGCCAGACCTTGAAAAGCGCCTCTGGGACCTCTCCATGGAGTGGTGTTCACTTACGTCGTTCGGCTGA
- the hisE gene encoding phosphoribosyl-ATP diphosphatase, whose product MIVPSIDLMGGNAVQLVGGKELKIDAGDPRPIARKFAMAGEIAIVDLDAALRQGDNTETILELLKIVRARVGGGIRDVETARKWLDLGADRIVLGTAATPEILSQLPAERVIAALDAVEGEVVVDGWRTKTGASITDKMAELAPYVSGFLVTFVEKEGRMQGTDMGRVAGLIEAAQGRELTIAGGVTTVEEIAELDRLGVHAQVGMALYSGSMDLGAAIAAPLKSDRPDGLWPTVVTDERGQSLGLAYSSLDSIKKALELGQGVYQSRKRGLWIKGESSGNTQELLEIVLDCDRDALKFVVRQQGEGFCHLGTDTCFGDYRGLSGLLKTTQERLERAPEGSYTKRLLEDDALLRAKLVEEAGELADAQEADHVAQEAADLIYFLSVALARHGVDFAEVERVLDKRALKITRRPGNAK is encoded by the coding sequence ATGATCGTGCCGAGTATTGACCTCATGGGCGGAAACGCCGTCCAGTTGGTGGGCGGAAAAGAGCTCAAAATAGATGCAGGGGACCCACGACCGATCGCGCGCAAGTTTGCCATGGCTGGAGAGATTGCCATCGTGGACTTAGACGCGGCTCTTAGGCAGGGAGACAATACTGAGACCATCTTAGAGTTGTTGAAGATTGTGCGTGCCCGTGTGGGTGGTGGTATCCGGGACGTAGAGACCGCGCGTAAGTGGTTAGATCTGGGCGCGGATCGAATCGTATTGGGGACTGCTGCAACGCCAGAAATTCTGAGTCAGCTCCCTGCAGAGAGGGTGATTGCCGCCCTTGATGCCGTGGAAGGGGAGGTGGTGGTCGACGGTTGGAGAACCAAGACCGGCGCCAGTATCACCGACAAAATGGCCGAACTCGCCCCTTATGTATCGGGCTTCCTTGTCACTTTTGTGGAGAAAGAGGGGAGGATGCAGGGAACGGATATGGGGCGCGTGGCCGGCTTGATCGAGGCAGCCCAGGGGCGAGAACTGACCATCGCTGGAGGCGTGACCACGGTGGAAGAGATTGCGGAGCTAGATAGGTTGGGTGTGCACGCCCAAGTGGGAATGGCTCTCTACTCGGGCTCAATGGACTTAGGTGCTGCGATTGCCGCGCCTTTGAAGTCAGACCGTCCTGATGGTCTTTGGCCAACTGTGGTGACCGACGAGCGAGGGCAAAGCCTCGGCCTTGCGTACTCATCTCTCGATAGCATTAAGAAGGCCTTGGAACTCGGCCAGGGTGTGTATCAGAGCAGAAAGCGGGGACTATGGATAAAGGGGGAGTCGAGCGGGAACACTCAGGAGCTTCTGGAGATCGTCTTGGATTGTGACCGGGACGCGTTGAAATTTGTGGTGCGCCAGCAGGGTGAGGGTTTTTGCCATCTCGGGACTGACACCTGTTTCGGGGATTACCGCGGGCTTTCGGGGCTGCTCAAGACCACTCAGGAGAGGTTGGAGCGCGCGCCTGAGGGTTCTTATACCAAACGTCTTCTGGAAGACGATGCCTTGTTGAGAGCGAAGCTCGTCGAGGAGGCAGGGGAGCTTGCGGATGCTCAGGAGGCCGACCACGTGGCTCAAGAGGCCGCGGACCTAATCTATTTCCTGAGTGTGGCTCTGGCTAGACATGGTGTGGACTTTGCTGAAGTAGAGCGAGTCCTAGATAAGCGCGCGCTCAAGATTACGAGGCGTCCTGGGAATGCGAAGTAG
- the hisF gene encoding imidazole glycerol phosphate synthase subunit HisF, which translates to MLRVRVIPCLDVSHGRVVKGVKFQGLRDVGAPDEMAQRYEEQGADELVFLDVSASVEGRDNQLETVRKVRKAVSIPVTIGGGVREVTHARQLLEAGADKVTMNTAAVLRPELIREISESFGRQCTVVAVDAKRDGDSWKVVIKGGREMLEIDAIEWIRRAEEFGAGECLLTSWDQDGTREGYDLELIQAVARVTHLPIIASGGANGPEHFVDGLNAGASAVLAASIFHDGDMTVRQVKESMAAQGVAMRL; encoded by the coding sequence ATGCTAAGAGTTCGAGTCATTCCATGCTTGGATGTCAGCCATGGCAGAGTGGTCAAAGGCGTGAAGTTTCAGGGTCTGCGTGATGTAGGCGCCCCCGACGAAATGGCTCAACGCTACGAGGAACAAGGGGCAGACGAGCTTGTTTTTCTGGATGTTTCCGCGAGCGTCGAGGGGCGCGATAACCAGTTAGAGACGGTCCGAAAGGTTCGCAAAGCGGTCTCCATTCCGGTCACGATTGGGGGCGGTGTCCGAGAAGTTACCCATGCGCGGCAACTCCTGGAAGCCGGGGCCGACAAAGTCACCATGAATACCGCGGCGGTGCTAAGACCCGAGCTGATTCGTGAAATCTCCGAGAGTTTCGGGCGGCAATGCACGGTTGTTGCCGTGGACGCGAAACGCGATGGAGACTCGTGGAAAGTGGTCATCAAAGGTGGCCGTGAGATGCTCGAAATCGATGCCATTGAGTGGATTCGTCGTGCCGAAGAGTTCGGGGCAGGCGAATGTCTCCTCACGAGCTGGGACCAAGACGGCACGCGAGAAGGCTACGATTTGGAGTTGATTCAAGCGGTCGCACGAGTCACGCATTTGCCGATCATCGCCTCGGGTGGTGCCAATGGTCCCGAGCACTTTGTGGATGGACTTAACGCAGGCGCCAGCGCGGTTTTAGCCGCCTCAATCTTCCACGATGGTGATATGACGGTGAGGCAAGTCAAAGAGTCGATGGCGGCTCAGGGCGTAGCGATGCGCCTCTGA
- the hisH gene encoding imidazole glycerol phosphate synthase subunit HisH → MRVAIVSTGVANVASVKAAFDRCGAESFLTHSGSEVESASHVMLPGVGAFGPGMKALRDHQLVDALVSRVAEDRPTMSICLGLQLLGQTSEETPGVGGLGVFEAHAQRFPDTVRVPHFGWNEVVAPEGARFLETGFAYFANSYRWTDVPKCIDGKSSLVATTTYDSIFYSAVESGNLLACQFHPELSGPWGLALIKRWLEASC, encoded by the coding sequence ATGCGTGTCGCAATCGTTTCGACGGGCGTTGCGAACGTGGCTTCCGTCAAGGCAGCTTTTGACCGTTGCGGCGCTGAGAGTTTTCTCACTCATAGTGGTAGCGAAGTCGAATCGGCTAGTCATGTGATGCTGCCAGGTGTTGGGGCGTTTGGCCCGGGCATGAAGGCCTTGCGCGACCACCAGCTAGTGGACGCCCTCGTGAGTAGAGTGGCGGAAGATAGACCCACCATGTCCATTTGTCTCGGGCTGCAGCTCCTGGGGCAAACAAGTGAAGAGACGCCCGGCGTGGGCGGACTCGGGGTGTTCGAGGCTCATGCTCAGAGATTTCCGGACACAGTGCGTGTGCCGCATTTTGGCTGGAACGAAGTCGTTGCTCCCGAAGGCGCAAGGTTTCTGGAGACTGGTTTTGCGTATTTTGCGAACTCCTACCGTTGGACTGACGTGCCCAAGTGTATCGACGGGAAGTCGAGTCTGGTGGCGACTACCACCTATGATTCAATCTTCTACAGCGCGGTCGAGAGCGGCAATCTGCTAGCCTGCCAGTTTCACCCCGAACTATCCGGACCGTGGGGACTTGCCCTCATCAAGCGTTGGCTGGAGGCATCATGCTAA
- the hisB gene encoding imidazoleglycerol-phosphate dehydratase HisB encodes MRKASIERKTLETEIRLELNLDGQGLSNINTGIGFFDHMLNALTKHSGFDIELECKGDLHVDDHHTVEDCGLALGQAVAEALGDRRGIVRFAHAYAPLDEALARAVVDLSGRPWPSIDLGLKREKIGELSCENIGHFFESFAMTSKMSLHVDVLKGNNDHHRAEAAFKAVAIALKGAVRSDGGAGIPSTKGVL; translated from the coding sequence GTGAGGAAAGCATCTATCGAACGAAAGACCTTAGAGACCGAGATTCGGCTTGAGTTGAATCTGGATGGGCAGGGGTTATCAAATATCAATACGGGCATCGGGTTTTTTGACCATATGCTTAACGCCTTGACCAAGCATTCCGGCTTTGACATCGAGCTTGAGTGCAAAGGCGATCTACACGTAGACGACCACCACACCGTTGAGGATTGTGGGCTCGCCTTGGGGCAAGCAGTGGCTGAGGCGTTGGGGGATCGGCGAGGAATCGTGCGGTTTGCGCACGCCTATGCGCCCCTTGATGAGGCGCTTGCTCGTGCGGTTGTGGACCTTTCAGGACGTCCGTGGCCAAGTATCGACCTTGGGCTAAAGCGCGAGAAGATCGGTGAACTCTCATGTGAGAATATCGGGCATTTTTTCGAGTCCTTTGCGATGACCTCCAAGATGTCTTTGCACGTAGATGTACTCAAGGGAAACAATGACCATCACCGCGCTGAGGCAGCCTTTAAGGCGGTAGCTATTGCTCTCAAGGGTGCCGTGAGGTCCGACGGTGGCGCCGGAATACCAAGTACCAAGGGTGTGCTCTGA
- a CDS encoding cation diffusion facilitator family transporter, giving the protein MASNQRYSALQWAVFALLVSVGLVAAKMVAFFLTGSSAILSDALESLVNIVTSGFALFAVWLSAQPRDREHPYGHGKIEYLSAGIEGILVIVAGIVIMAVSGWRILNPPELHSLGLGAALTLISAVISGAVGAYLMKVGRVLESPSLEADGVHLRSDAVTSLGATLGVFLVFITDIVVIDAIVAGLLAIWLLWEGFGVVRRAVGGILDEASPDLLNEIAEVLEEVREEGWTAPHHAKVHRLGQTIHIDLHMVFPRYWTIEETHEASVIMERAIRRRFGAKAELMVHMEACRPQGCASCDMSECPLRESEFSGRDAWTGERIALSVRHK; this is encoded by the coding sequence ATGGCGTCAAACCAACGCTATAGCGCGCTGCAGTGGGCGGTATTTGCGCTCCTTGTGAGCGTGGGGCTTGTGGCTGCAAAAATGGTGGCATTCTTTCTTACGGGCAGCTCCGCCATTCTCTCGGATGCCCTGGAATCGCTGGTCAATATCGTGACGAGCGGTTTTGCGCTCTTCGCCGTGTGGCTGAGTGCTCAACCGCGTGATCGCGAACACCCTTACGGGCACGGGAAAATCGAATATCTAAGTGCGGGAATCGAAGGGATCTTGGTGATCGTGGCGGGGATCGTCATCATGGCGGTTTCGGGCTGGCGCATCTTAAACCCTCCGGAGCTGCACTCGCTCGGACTCGGTGCAGCCTTGACGTTGATCTCAGCGGTGATTTCGGGCGCGGTAGGCGCGTATTTGATGAAGGTTGGCCGAGTGTTGGAGTCGCCATCGTTGGAAGCTGATGGCGTGCACTTGCGCTCCGACGCCGTCACAAGCCTCGGGGCCACGCTCGGAGTCTTCTTGGTTTTCATCACGGATATCGTGGTGATTGACGCAATCGTGGCGGGATTGCTGGCGATTTGGCTTCTCTGGGAAGGCTTTGGCGTGGTCCGGCGCGCGGTTGGCGGCATCCTAGACGAGGCCTCGCCCGACCTCTTGAACGAAATCGCAGAGGTCTTAGAGGAGGTGCGAGAAGAAGGCTGGACGGCCCCGCACCACGCCAAAGTGCATCGCCTTGGACAGACGATCCATATCGACCTTCACATGGTCTTCCCACGCTATTGGACGATCGAGGAGACGCACGAGGCGAGCGTGATTATGGAGCGCGCTATTCGCCGCCGGTTTGGGGCCAAGGCGGAGCTCATGGTGCATATGGAAGCGTGTCGGCCTCAAGGTTGCGCGAGCTGCGACATGAGTGAATGCCCGTTGCGTGAGTCCGAGTTCTCAGGCCGCGATGCGTGGACCGGAGAACGGATCGCGCTGAGCGTCAGGCATAAATGA
- a CDS encoding TIGR01548 family HAD-type hydrolase, with the protein MPKSRLTQSSYKVPRAQAPIDLRLDANEGRALISAAELGESGPLNRYPDRRVLEEMIAHRHGLSPDEVVVTNGGDDAIDRICRAYLDSSSNLVMTLPGFEMIAKYASLSGAEVRHLEWWSGPLNAARLLELCDADTRVLALVTPNNPTGATIEATTVLELAEALPEAVILLDLAYTEFANQDLEKLVSQRANIVATKTFSKAWGLAGLRVGYAIGSPEIVGTIRAAGGPYPTSSLSIFAAEQALGKAEDMRANVERVKMERAALALQLKELGLQTLPSQANFLLADVSSAGQNGAWLRDALSGFGIGIRAWPDKSGPVDLRPWSRISLPCDANDFERLLHALGCALSPEALLFDVDGVLVDVSASYRSAIIETARHFGVEISVEDIAAIKARGNANNDWVVTHELLGAAGTQVDFERVKAVFEGLYHGDQDTPGLWTREKLLVELEFLKTLKTGFRLAAVTGRPRRDAERFVAQFGLEGVFETLVCMEDAPLKPNPAPVKLALERLGVERGWMFGDTPDDMRAARSAGVLPVGVKAPGEQSESHLFGAGAAWVLENAMHVSLPSRPVEKR; encoded by the coding sequence ATGCCCAAATCACGTCTAACACAGTCCTCCTATAAAGTCCCTCGCGCACAGGCACCAATCGATCTGAGACTCGACGCCAACGAGGGCCGAGCACTCATCAGTGCGGCCGAACTCGGGGAGAGCGGGCCGCTGAACCGGTACCCCGATAGACGCGTGCTTGAAGAGATGATTGCGCACAGGCATGGGCTGAGCCCCGATGAAGTGGTCGTTACCAACGGCGGCGACGACGCCATCGACCGTATTTGCCGAGCCTATTTAGACTCGTCGTCGAATCTCGTCATGACCCTTCCGGGCTTCGAAATGATCGCCAAATACGCAAGCCTCTCTGGTGCCGAAGTCCGCCATCTCGAGTGGTGGAGCGGCCCATTGAATGCGGCGCGTCTGCTTGAGCTTTGCGACGCAGACACGCGTGTGCTGGCGCTGGTCACACCCAATAATCCAACGGGTGCGACCATCGAGGCTACGACTGTTTTGGAGTTGGCAGAGGCGCTGCCCGAGGCTGTGATTCTGCTCGACTTAGCGTACACAGAATTTGCGAATCAAGACCTTGAAAAGCTCGTTAGCCAGCGCGCTAATATCGTAGCCACCAAAACCTTCTCCAAGGCGTGGGGGCTTGCTGGATTGCGTGTCGGATACGCCATTGGAAGTCCCGAAATCGTTGGCACGATTCGGGCCGCCGGAGGACCCTACCCTACGTCTTCGCTGTCCATTTTCGCGGCGGAACAGGCACTCGGGAAGGCCGAGGACATGCGCGCCAATGTTGAACGCGTAAAGATGGAGCGAGCAGCCCTGGCGCTGCAGCTCAAAGAACTAGGGCTTCAAACCCTACCTTCACAGGCGAATTTCTTGCTCGCAGACGTCTCCTCCGCAGGTCAAAACGGGGCATGGCTTCGCGATGCGCTGAGCGGATTCGGAATAGGAATCCGCGCGTGGCCAGATAAGTCGGGACCCGTAGACTTGAGACCGTGGAGCCGCATCAGCCTACCCTGCGATGCAAACGACTTTGAGCGCCTTCTCCACGCCCTTGGTTGCGCGCTCAGCCCCGAAGCACTGCTCTTCGATGTTGATGGGGTATTGGTGGACGTCTCCGCATCGTATCGATCGGCCATCATCGAGACCGCCAGACATTTTGGAGTAGAGATCTCCGTTGAGGATATTGCCGCCATCAAGGCGCGTGGCAACGCCAACAACGACTGGGTCGTAACCCACGAACTTTTGGGTGCTGCAGGCACGCAGGTTGACTTTGAACGCGTCAAGGCGGTCTTTGAGGGGCTCTATCATGGCGACCAAGATACGCCCGGCCTCTGGACTCGAGAAAAGCTTCTGGTGGAGCTCGAGTTTCTCAAAACGCTCAAGACCGGATTCCGGCTTGCTGCCGTCACTGGGAGACCCAGAAGAGATGCTGAGCGTTTTGTAGCTCAGTTCGGTCTCGAAGGTGTCTTTGAGACCCTGGTGTGTATGGAAGATGCACCTTTGAAACCTAATCCAGCTCCGGTAAAACTCGCGCTGGAACGCCTCGGCGTAGAGAGGGGATGGATGTTTGGTGACACCCCAGACGATATGCGAGCCGCACGTTCTGCGGGCGTGCTCCCAGTGGGCGTCAAAGCGCCCGGAGAACAATCCGAGTCACACCTCTTTGGAGCCGGCGCTGCCTGGGTCTTAGAGAATGCCATGCACGTTTCGCTACCTTCCCGACCTGTGGAGAAAAGATGA
- a CDS encoding sigma 54-interacting transcriptional regulator — protein sequence MKSLSAQDREFFELVESAGFSNPFSAQRHNVDLAIAGLEANASREKAIQSMLAQVNKRMHRLGDFKLRDFAPEDRQPLKMAVLFQLFHQFADHFDTHIKAQAEAGHKPLKLACGPEIIRALDRYGYTEVNAGRVISFFFQIRRAFTFLSRNLVGESRVMRNLRERAWGTVFTQDLALYERLLWNRLEDFSTFLIGETGTGKGVVAKALGQSGWIEYDVANSRFEHSFTSAFVPVNLSQFAETLLESELFGHVKGAFTGAEESREGVFKQCQTHGTIFLDELGEVSIPIQIKLLRVLQERVFSPVGSREQLAFQGRVIAATNQPVHELRADGRFRDDFYYRLCSDVIEIPPLRERIAQDPDELTNLVEHLVTRIVGGAEKVLSDQVFAAIDRLGPDYAWPGNVRELEQCIRQVVVRGTYDGDRKPRTQNPLTLSLLEDELDANQLLSHYCHAMYQKYASYEEVGRRLGLDRRTVKKYVVEFEEINP from the coding sequence ATGAAGTCCTTGAGTGCACAAGACAGAGAGTTTTTCGAGCTGGTCGAATCCGCTGGATTCTCCAACCCCTTTAGCGCTCAGCGGCATAACGTGGATCTGGCGATTGCAGGACTCGAGGCCAACGCGTCCCGCGAGAAGGCCATCCAAAGCATGTTGGCACAGGTCAATAAACGCATGCACCGGCTTGGCGATTTTAAGCTTCGTGACTTTGCACCCGAGGACAGACAACCGCTCAAGATGGCGGTGCTCTTTCAACTTTTCCACCAGTTTGCCGACCACTTTGACACCCATATCAAGGCCCAGGCCGAGGCCGGGCACAAGCCATTGAAACTCGCCTGCGGACCTGAAATTATCAGGGCGCTAGACAGGTATGGGTACACCGAAGTCAACGCGGGTAGAGTCATCAGCTTCTTCTTCCAGATTCGGCGCGCGTTTACTTTTTTGTCGCGCAACTTGGTCGGAGAGTCTCGCGTGATGCGCAACCTTAGAGAGCGCGCTTGGGGAACCGTCTTTACTCAAGACCTCGCCCTCTACGAGAGACTCTTGTGGAACCGACTCGAGGATTTCAGCACGTTCTTGATCGGCGAAACAGGCACCGGTAAAGGGGTAGTCGCCAAGGCGCTTGGCCAGTCGGGCTGGATCGAATACGACGTAGCCAACTCAAGATTTGAACATTCGTTCACGAGCGCGTTTGTGCCCGTCAATCTCTCCCAATTTGCGGAAACGCTCTTGGAATCAGAGCTTTTTGGCCACGTGAAAGGCGCGTTCACCGGCGCCGAGGAGTCGCGGGAGGGCGTGTTCAAGCAATGCCAAACTCACGGAACCATCTTCCTCGACGAACTCGGCGAGGTGAGCATTCCCATTCAAATCAAGCTCCTCAGGGTCCTTCAGGAGCGCGTCTTCTCACCCGTTGGAAGCCGAGAACAACTAGCCTTTCAGGGGCGAGTGATTGCCGCGACGAATCAGCCAGTGCATGAGCTGAGGGCAGATGGGCGGTTTAGAGATGATTTCTACTACCGCCTTTGCAGCGACGTCATCGAAATCCCGCCGCTGCGCGAACGTATTGCACAAGATCCGGACGAGCTCACAAATCTCGTTGAACATCTGGTGACCCGCATTGTAGGCGGAGCCGAGAAAGTGCTTTCCGACCAAGTCTTCGCTGCGATTGACCGCTTAGGCCCCGACTACGCCTGGCCGGGAAATGTGCGAGAATTAGAACAATGCATTCGGCAGGTCGTTGTGCGTGGGACGTATGACGGAGATCGCAAACCCAGGACTCAGAACCCATTGACTCTCTCCTTGTTGGAAGACGAGCTCGATGCCAACCAGCTCCTGAGCCACTATTGCCATGCGATGTACCAAAAGTACGCGTCTTACGAAGAAGTTGGGCGACGACTTGGCCTCGACCGGAGAACCGTAAAGAAGTACGTAGTTGAGTTCGAAGAGATAAACCCATGA
- a CDS encoding DUF924 family protein yields MTYQDILDFWFMGLDPDQHSPSKEQMGKWFRGGPELDQILRDDYSGTLEKAKSGELDAWAQTPEGLGALIIVLDQFPRNIFRGKPEAFSYDPIALKWAKHGIQNGFSLKVHPLLTTFMYLPLEHSESLEDQELCVKLMRELCEKANPDARETYEGFVDYAVKHHEIIAEFGRFPHRNHILGRENTPAETEFLKRDDVHFGQKVSTSR; encoded by the coding sequence TTGACCTATCAAGACATACTGGACTTCTGGTTTATGGGTCTCGACCCCGACCAACATTCACCATCCAAAGAGCAGATGGGTAAATGGTTTCGTGGAGGCCCCGAGCTCGACCAAATCTTGAGAGACGACTACTCGGGAACTTTGGAGAAAGCTAAGTCGGGTGAACTCGACGCTTGGGCTCAAACGCCAGAAGGTCTTGGGGCGCTCATCATCGTGTTAGACCAATTTCCGCGAAACATCTTTCGTGGAAAGCCAGAGGCGTTTTCTTATGACCCCATCGCCCTGAAGTGGGCCAAACACGGCATTCAGAATGGGTTCTCGCTCAAGGTACATCCGCTCTTGACCACGTTCATGTACCTTCCGCTAGAGCACTCTGAATCGCTTGAGGATCAGGAGCTCTGCGTAAAGCTGATGCGTGAGCTCTGCGAGAAGGCCAACCCGGACGCCCGTGAGACATACGAAGGCTTCGTGGACTACGCCGTAAAGCATCACGAAATCATCGCCGAGTTCGGCAGGTTCCCGCATCGCAACCACATTCTGGGGCGTGAAAACACACCGGCCGAGACTGAGTTCCTAAAGCGAGACGACGTGCATTTTGGGCAGAAGGTCTCAACCTCCAGATAA